ACCTCAAAGCATCGGTCTTTTTCTACAAGCGAGTACTGGGTCTAAGCCTGGTCTCTATTCACGAGGGAGGTGCGTATTTTAAAGCCGGTGATACGTGGTTTTGCCTGGTAGCAGATTCCGCAGCAGCGGATCAGTCGCGACTAGATTACTCTCATATCGCGTTTGACCTTTCTCAAGAAGATTTTGCGGTATTCGACAAGAAGCTCGCCGCCAATGGAGCGCGCATTTGGAAAAAGAATGCGAGCGAGGGACTTTCAATTTATTTTCTGGATCCAGACGGGCATAAGCTAGAGGCACATGTCGGGACACTAGAGTCGAGGCTTCACTCCATGCGGAGCAATAATCACAACAGCACTAGCGAGTCAGGCTGTGTGCTCTAACCAGTCGGCCTATTCCGATAGGCTGGACCGACATCAAGCGGGATTACGATTGGTAGCAGTAAATTCTTCTGTCCTAAGCGGCACTGGCCTATGTTTGGACTTAGGCGTGTCCCCAACGATACGTTCGCGTCTGCGGACCGACTATTGCAAAGGCTTTCTTGGTTTGAAGGGCGGCACAGCATTCCGATGGCAACTGACTCTCCTTCACAATCGGCTGAGCATCGCTTGAACTTGCTTCTTAGCACTTTGCTAAATAATTGTTTTCTATAGGTATTGAAGCAAAACACGCTTCGATGTATTGTGGAGGTGTTGCGGTCGTTCGACCACCTTTCCTTTTCCCATTTCACGACCCTCAAGCGGGGGAATAGGGACCCGGTCTCATTGAGACCGCTAAGTCCGGTGAGATGTATTCGGAGTTTCTCCTACCCAAGATGGCCCGCAAACCCTAAAGAAATCCTGCGGTGGCGCCGCCGATTTTTTTCATGCCGACGACCCATAGGACAACGGCATCTTGAACGCCGGAAGAGCTTTTAGCATTCTGCTAAATAACTGATTTTCTTGAAAATATTGACACCAAGTCGGTGGCAATGTAGATTTGAGTCTGAGTGGTCGTCCGACCACTTGCCTCCCCTTATTCTGTTCCCGATCCCACGACGGGAGGATATACACCTGTTCTCAATGAGAACAGTAACGCCGTAAAGTCCTTCGCTGAGTTTTTCTCGTCTTGAGAACCTCAAAATAAACTCAATCGCCTC
The nucleotide sequence above comes from Pseudomonadota bacterium. Encoded proteins:
- a CDS encoding VOC family protein; this translates as MIKGINHITLAVSDLKASVFFYKRVLGLSLVSIHEGGAYFKAGDTWFCLVADSAAADQSRLDYSHIAFDLSQEDFAVFDKKLAANGARIWKKNASEGLSIYFLDPDGHKLEAHVGTLESRLHSMRSNNHNSTSESGCVL